In Exiguobacterium acetylicum, the genomic stretch AATCCGTTGACGCTGACCACCTGAGAACTCGTGCGGGTAACGACTCGCGTGTTCTTTCGTCAAACCAACAGTCTCAAGCAAATCATATACACGGTTATTGCGCTCTTCTTTTGAGTTTGCTAAACCATGAATATCGATTCCTTCAGCGATGATATCACCAACCGTCATCCGTGGATTTAACGATGCATACGGATCTTGGAAGATCATTTGCATTGCACGGTTGAATTTCAATTTTTCTTTACGTGACTTCTTACCATGAACGTTTTCACCTTTGAAGATGACTTCGCCGTCTGTCGCTTCGTATAAACCAATGATCGAGCGACCAGTCGTTGACTTACCACAGCCTGACTCTCCAACGAGACCAAGTACTTCGCCTTCGTAGATATCAAATGAAAGTCCATCAACCGCTTTGACGACGCGTCCACGTCCAATATTGAAATGTTGCTTCAAGTTTTTTACTTCAAGTAATTTATTACGATTTTCCATTATTTCAGACCGCCTTTCAGAAGCGATTTTGAGAACACGCTGTCCGGACGGTATTTTAACGCCAAGTCACGGATTGCAGCGGGTGGTTCGACGTATGGAGCTTGTGGATGTAGCAACCACGTCGCCGCTTCGTGTGTATCTGAGATTTTGAAGAAAGGTGGTTCTTTCTCGAAATCAATCTTCATCGCGTATTTGTTACGCGGTGCAAACGCATCACCGACTGGTGGATGCATCAAGTTCGGTGGAGTTCCTGGAATCGCAGGAAGATCTTGTGAACGGTCATCCGATGGACGTGGCATTGAACCTAGTAGTCCCCAAGTATATGGATGACGCGGCTCATAGAAGATCTCATCTACTGTACCTTTTTCAATCAATTTACCAGCATACATGACGGCTACACGGTCAGCCATGTTCGCTACGACACCTAAGTCGTGCGTAATGAAGATGATTGCTGTACCCGTTTTTTGCTGAATGTCTTTCAATAACTCAAGGATCTGAGCTTGAATTGTAACATCGAGTGCAGTCGTCGGCTCATCGGCAATCAACACTTTCGGATTACATGCAAGTGCGATTGCGATGACGATCCGTTGACGCATCCCACCCGATAATTGGTGCGGATATTGTTTCAGACGCGCTTCTGGATTCGGAATTCCTACGAGTGTCAAAAGTTCGAGTGTACGCTTTTTCGCTGCGTCGCCTGTTAAGCCTTGGTGACGTTTTAACCCTTCAGCGATTTGTTTATAAATCGTCATTGTCGGGTTAAGTGATGTCATCGGATCTTGGAAGATCATTGCGATATCACGACCGCGGACTTTTTGCATTTCTTTATCCGAAAGCTTAACGAGGTCACGACCTTCAAATAAGATTTCACCTTGTGTGATTTCACCTGGTGGGTTTGGAATCAAACGCATGATCGCTTTTGAAGTAACCGATTTACCAGAACCAGACTCACCAACGATTGCGAGTGTCTCGCCTTTTTTCAAATCAAACGATACACCGCGGACGGCTTGTACCGTCCCGGCATACGTATGGAAAGCGACGTTCAGGTCGCGAACAGATAAAATAGTTTCCATTGTGAATGAGCTCCTCTCTAGTTTCCGTTAGCGTCGTAAACGTGGGTCGAACGCATCACGCAGTCCATCTGCCAACATGTTGAAGCTGACCATGAGGAGTACGATGACCGTCGATGGAACAACGAGCAAGAATGGGAACGTTTTGAGTTCTTTGTACCCTTCGTTGATCAATGTACCGAGTGACGGTTGTGGTGGTGCAAGTCCTAAACCGATGAAGCTTAAGAACGCTTCGAAGAAGATCGCACTTGGAATCGTGAACATAAGTGAGATGATGATCGTTCCCAAGGTATTTGGAATCAAGTGTTTAAAGATCAATCGTGAGCTAGAAGCACCAAGTGTCCGTGCTGCAAGAACGAATTCTTGGTTCTTTAGTTTCAAGATTTGACCACGAACAAGTCGGCTCATCCCAATCCAGCCGGTGATCGTCATCGCAAGGATGATCGTCGTGATCCCTGGTTCAAGAATCAAGATGAACAAGATGATCAAAATTAAGTTTGGTACACCTGTTAAAATTTCAGCAATCCGTTGCATGATGTTATCGACACGCCCACCGTAATAAGCAGAAATTCCGCCGTATGTGACACCAACGAGAACGTCGATGAGTGCTGCCATCAAACCGATGAATAACGAAATCTTCGTTCCTTCCCAGACACGTGACCAAAGATCACGACCAAGGTGGTCCGTTCCGAACCAGAAGTTCTCCGTCACCTGTTTTTGTTTATAAAAATCAATCGGTGTATCACCAAGTGTCGCCATACCGTCAAAGC encodes the following:
- the opp3C gene encoding oligopeptide ABC transporter permease, giving the protein MAEQNSNAKAEQFDSSLFQHVEFNEQAGERLAGKSLNFWQDAWMRLRKNKAAILSLAVIIIIAIMSLIGPALSGNDPYTQTITQAKLPPKVTGLEWAGFDGMATLGDTPIDFYKQKQVTENFWFGTDHLGRDLWSRVWEGTKISLFIGLMAALIDVLVGVTYGGISAYYGGRVDNIMQRIAEILTGVPNLILIILFILILEPGITTIILAMTITGWIGMSRLVRGQILKLKNQEFVLAARTLGASSSRLIFKHLIPNTLGTIIISLMFTIPSAIFFEAFLSFIGLGLAPPQPSLGTLINEGYKELKTFPFLLVVPSTVIVLLMVSFNMLADGLRDAFDPRLRR
- a CDS encoding ABC transporter ATP-binding protein, which encodes METILSVRDLNVAFHTYAGTVQAVRGVSFDLKKGETLAIVGESGSGKSVTSKAIMRLIPNPPGEITQGEILFEGRDLVKLSDKEMQKVRGRDIAMIFQDPMTSLNPTMTIYKQIAEGLKRHQGLTGDAAKKRTLELLTLVGIPNPEARLKQYPHQLSGGMRQRIVIAIALACNPKVLIADEPTTALDVTIQAQILELLKDIQQKTGTAIIFITHDLGVVANMADRVAVMYAGKLIEKGTVDEIFYEPRHPYTWGLLGSMPRPSDDRSQDLPAIPGTPPNLMHPPVGDAFAPRNKYAMKIDFEKEPPFFKISDTHEAATWLLHPQAPYVEPPAAIRDLALKYRPDSVFSKSLLKGGLK
- a CDS encoding ABC transporter ATP-binding protein, with amino-acid sequence MENRNKLLEVKNLKQHFNIGRGRVVKAVDGLSFDIYEGEVLGLVGESGCGKSTTGRSIIGLYEATDGEVIFKGENVHGKKSRKEKLKFNRAMQMIFQDPYASLNPRMTVGDIIAEGIDIHGLANSKEERNNRVYDLLETVGLTKEHASRYPHEFSGGQRQRIGIARALAVEPDFIIADEPISALDVSIQAQVVNLMKKLQRDRSLTYLFIAHDLSMVKYISDRIGVMYQGHLVELCDADRLYENPVHAYTKSLLSAIPLPDPEHERTRKRIIFDRPTSGPVGKSDEDSSIPPLREIEPGHFVSMTDAELEAYQAQLV